ACGGTAAAAGCGATGCCACAATTTTATCAAAATAGGTTTTATCGTAACGTACCGCACTTGATAACCCTTCAAGTACCGGGTCAAAAATCTTATTCTCTAAAATATATTGGTTAATAACAGCAATCAGCGGTCTATCTTTCATCGAGAACGGTAAATTTTTTACATCTAAGTTAGCCGCAACCGAAGCCAACGTTGGCCATATTTTCTTATCTACGGCATCAAAATGAAGTTTGGCGTAATCTAAGAAAAGTGCATCAATATTTTGCACAAAACGCGAGATTTGCACATAGTCCGGGCGTTTTCCCATTTCAACCAATGCACGGGAGACAATATTCACAAAACGCCACGCAAACTCTTTAAATGCTGCACTATTTCCCGCACCACTTAATTGCCCAGAAATACGTCCTGCCACTTCAGAAATTCGACCGAAGCGACCAACTGGGTTATATCGAGCAGAAATTTCCGGATGCCCTAAATGGAATACATAAAATTCATTTTCACGCCCCGCACGTTTTGCTTCTGCATACATTCGTTTTAACATATCCGGGTCGCCTTTCGGATCAAAAAAGACAACCACTTCACGCTCTTCAGGTGTTTTACCTCGATGTATATCTTGTGTAACAAGCACTTCAGCAAAACGCGTTTTCCCTACGCCAGTTGTACCAAATACTAAGGTATGACCGCCACGGTCGCCTAACGGAAGCATAATATCGCGTTCATTCGGCTCCACACCATGCATCACTGGAATGCCGCCAACTGGCGGTAGCGGTCTGACTGGATTTAATGGAGAGTCCATTGAAGTGAGTCTAGATAACCAATTATCATGCACTTTTTCATAATCACGAGCGGCTTTAAACCACTTCCCATTTTTCCAATAAATTTGCCCATTTGCAGAGAAACAGTCATAAAGACGTTGCGTATGCTTTGGTTCCCATTCAAAGCCTCGTCCTAAGAACAAGGCTTTTTTACTTACTGGAATTTGACGACTGGTCAAAGCATAGTGAGGGAGTCTGCGTAAATTTCGGTGATAGCGTACAATTTCCATGCCTTGACGAAAACGCATAACCCCCATACCTGCGAAAGCGGCCCCTAATCCATATCCAATAAGAGGATTTAATGCGAGCGACCAAGGCGCACCGCAACAAACCAAAGCACAAGTACCATGGACGGCAGCTGGAAAAAATTCAACAGGCGGTCTAAGTAAACCTTCTAATACATGTTTTTGACTCATTGCGACAATCCTTCTGAAGTCAATAAAGCAGGGTAGTGAGCAAGATTTAATCTTGAAGCTAAGTCATCCCCTGGCGTTGGCATTAAGGTTAAATCCGGTGCTAATTGGCGTAACTCGCTTAATTCGTTTGTTGTTTTAACGCTTACTACAAGTCCCATTGCACCAATTTTTTTAAGGTAATTATAATTAGCGTGTAGCCAATTTTTAGATAAGTTATCTGTTCCAATAAGAAAAATAGGCAACATTCCAGGAAGATTCATTCTGACTGGTTGTATTTGGCCCGGTGTCATTCTATGTGAGATAACAGGTAAAATATCCGCTTCGGTCAATGTTGAAGGAACGCTATTAGGGTAGGCTTGAACCATTGATTCATCCGGTTGTAATGCTTCATAAAAACGGACTGCACTTTCTCCGCCAAAATCACCAATAACTTTTAATTCAGCTTGCGCCTGAACTACTGCTCCTAAGCAGACCAAAGAGAGGAAAAAGGATTTATACTGCATAATTCTGTTCTCGTATTAATTGGTTGGATTTTGCCAACGAATAGCTTGTTGATTTGTTTGATTTGACGCTGGCTCAACCCAACGCATAGCGGTTTCTGTTGGAGAAACCCAATGTAAATTGGCTGGTAATGGTTTATTCTCAATTTGATAACGTGGTGATACTGAAGGGCGCTGGAAGTTAGCTATTTGTTTACTGACATTAAAACGCTCACTTTGATAAACAAGAAAGCCTTGTACCGACATTCCTTTTTTCATCCCGTTACGCTTCATATTTAGAATATCTTCACGTGTTGCTCTACCTTGTAGCGCTCGATGTAAACCATCTATACCGATATTATGAGCAAGATATAAATTTTCATGGGATGGTTTTATGCCTCGCTCAAAAAACTGATTAATATGCCATCTAGCTAAAAGTGCGGTTGCTAGAGTGTTAAGTTGATTGTTTTTTCTAGGGTCGAAAGGTGTATCACGATTGTAACGAGTGATTTGAGTCATACCTAAGGCTCGCCCCTCATCAGTTGTTGCAAGCCAATTCCAGGTGCCCCGGGTAAATTGCCCCACACCGGTTGCCCCGGTTGGGGAAACATTTCCATACCACCCATCTTCAATTTTTACTAACCCACGTAGCATCGCTTCATCGACCTGGTAGCGATTAGATGCATCTTTAATATAGCCATCAATATCAGTTCCAAAGCCATTAAATGCAACGGAGTGAGTCGCAACGCCAAGACCGATTAAGCTAAATACGATTTTTAATAGACGATTTGTTGCCATTGCCCATCCTGTTGAATTTGGAATGCAGCAGGCATTTTGCCATCTGCATACTGTAACCAGGCTCCATTATCATGATTAAGGGTAATTAATTTTCTATTCACTTTATTTGGGTCGATGTTATGTTTTTTCGCCCAATTATAGATTTGCTCATTATTATTCACGCCAACAAAATAAATATCTATAGGCGTTTTATCATTCACATATTGCAGTACACGATCAGCATTCGCTTCACATTTGTCACAATTTTCTAGGCGAGTAAAATAAATCACCCGTCCAAACCGCTCTGAAATATGAGGTTCAACCTTAAATGGTTGCTCATTTGGATACATTTCAGCAAATACGCGATCATAAGTGCGTTGGAACTGCAGCTCTCTCTCCATGCGGTCGTGCATTTTTTTTGCCAGTAGTCGAGCATAACGCTCTCTTTCCTGCTCATTTCGAGACTCCACACCAAGCGAGGTTAAAGGGTCAAGACCTGGCGACCATATACCACGAGCACCTTGATTAAGCTCTTGGTAGCGTTGCCATTCTTGCTCAGTTAAACCCCACTCTTGAGACTTAGCTAATAACTCTTGTTGATTTAATTTATTTGTCACCAAGTTTTGTTGATTGAGGGATTGAGTAGCAAGTGTATTAGCCGCAGTGACTTCAGCAAATACAGCAGTAGAAAACATCCCTAATATCATCGCCACATAGGATATTTTTTTGACATGATTCATTGCTTATTCCTCGATGATTTCTGTTGTAGTTGTTGTCGTTGTTGTGGTTTCTACTTTCGGCTTTTCCCCTGTAGCACGTTCCGGTACAGCTGGGCGTAATTTAAAACAAACGGTACGAGAAACGTCATTGATAGTAATTTCATAAGCCGGCCCTGCTAACATTTGAAGGGCATCACGTAAAGCCATCGGGCCAAATTGATAATGTACTTTTGGTAATGGACGGGAATAAAGCGTAGAAAGTGTTGGTTCATTCTGACCAAAACCATGACAAAGTGAAAGGCCTGTATCTTTTAACGTCGTGCGTAATCCCTGCTCAACGGTTGCCGTTAAGGCTCGTTTCTTTTTACCTAACATGTTGACAGTGACACTTTGGTCTAGAAGGTATTTTTGACCTTCTTCTGGAGAGAAATTAATTAAAGTGTATCGACCTTCACGTAACACTTCTGTACGTTCAGGCTGATAGTCTGTGTAAATATCCGGACGAACAATTCGATCTTCCGGTTGTAAAACTTGATGCTGACCTTGTTGAATATTTGGATTTTCTAGTGCTTGTTGCTCATCGGCTGTTTGTTGTTTATG
The sequence above is a segment of the Haemophilus parainfluenzae genome. Coding sequences within it:
- a CDS encoding integrating conjugative element protein, producing the protein MQYKSFFLSLVCLGAVVQAQAELKVIGDFGGESAVRFYEALQPDESMVQAYPNSVPSTLTEADILPVISHRMTPGQIQPVRMNLPGMLPIFLIGTDNLSKNWLHANYNYLKKIGAMGLVVSVKTTNELSELRQLAPDLTLMPTPGDDLASRLNLAHYPALLTSEGLSQ
- a CDS encoding TIGR03759 family integrating conjugative element protein, whose amino-acid sequence is MNHVKKISYVAMILGMFSTAVFAEVTAANTLATQSLNQQNLVTNKLNQQELLAKSQEWGLTEQEWQRYQELNQGARGIWSPGLDPLTSLGVESRNEQERERYARLLAKKMHDRMERELQFQRTYDRVFAEMYPNEQPFKVEPHISERFGRVIYFTRLENCDKCEANADRVLQYVNDKTPIDIYFVGVNNNEQIYNWAKKHNIDPNKVNRKLITLNHDNGAWLQYADGKMPAAFQIQQDGQWQQIVY
- a CDS encoding transglycosylase SLT domain-containing protein — protein: MATNRLLKIVFSLIGLGVATHSVAFNGFGTDIDGYIKDASNRYQVDEAMLRGLVKIEDGWYGNVSPTGATGVGQFTRGTWNWLATTDEGRALGMTQITRYNRDTPFDPRKNNQLNTLATALLARWHINQFFERGIKPSHENLYLAHNIGIDGLHRALQGRATREDILNMKRNGMKKGMSVQGFLVYQSERFNVSKQIANFQRPSVSPRYQIENKPLPANLHWVSPTETAMRWVEPASNQTNQQAIRWQNPTN
- a CDS encoding lipoprotein, giving the protein MKKFLLTTFALVVLSGCAHKQQTADEQQALENPNIQQGQHQVLQPEDRIVRPDIYTDYQPERTEVLREGRYTLINFSPEEGQKYLLDQSVTVNMLGKKKRALTATVEQGLRTTLKDTGLSLCHGFGQNEPTLSTLYSRPLPKVHYQFGPMALRDALQMLAGPAYEITINDVSRTVCFKLRPAVPERATGEKPKVETTTTTTTTTEIIEE
- the traD gene encoding type IV conjugative transfer system coupling protein TraD; protein product: MSQKHVLEGLLRPPVEFFPAAVHGTCALVCCGAPWSLALNPLIGYGLGAAFAGMGVMRFRQGMEIVRYHRNLRRLPHYALTSRQIPVSKKALFLGRGFEWEPKHTQRLYDCFSANGQIYWKNGKWFKAARDYEKVHDNWLSRLTSMDSPLNPVRPLPPVGGIPVMHGVEPNERDIMLPLGDRGGHTLVFGTTGVGKTRFAEVLVTQDIHRGKTPEEREVVVFFDPKGDPDMLKRMYAEAKRAGRENEFYVFHLGHPEISARYNPVGRFGRISEVAGRISGQLSGAGNSAAFKEFAWRFVNIVSRALVEMGKRPDYVQISRFVQNIDALFLDYAKLHFDAVDKKIWPTLASVAANLDVKNLPFSMKDRPLIAVINQYILENKIFDPVLEGLSSAVRYDKTYFDKIVASLLPLLEKLTTGKTAELLSPDYTDIHDERPIFDWESIIRKRGIVYVGLDALSDATVAAAVGNSMFADLVSMAGHIYKFGVDEGLPDAFKTKSKPPKINLHCDEFNELMGDEFIPLINKGRGAGMQVTAYTQTLSDIEARIGSKAKTGQTTGNFNTLLMFRVKEPATAEFLTRQLNDVTIYQSMVTSSTTDNSNPDDGKAFTSNTGERISEKMVPMLSPAHITNLPKGQAFALLEGSTLYKLRMPLPAVDKDDVMPESLQELTAYMRKNYHISPNWWQSAFSDYAPSQDIATAFQSMSLNRAPSHAGEEMLFGDVEAPVAEDMEDEDIDQNDDTDEDDFDDTDN